TCCAGAACACTTGGGCAACAAAGAGATCCTTTATCACTGGGCCAAGAAGGACAATCAGGTCGCTTTAGAATATAGTCTGCCCAAGATTCAGCAAATAGCGGATGTTCTCGTCAATGAGAAACTAGCTCTGGAGGTCCAGTGCAGTCCCTTGTCTCAAAAGCTTTTAGGTCATAGAAGTCAAGGCTACCGTAGTCAGGGATACCAAGTTATCTGGCTACTGGGAGAAAAACTCTGGTTAAAAGAGAGACTTACACAACTGCAAAGGGGATTTCTCTATTATAGTCAAAATATGGGTTTCTATGCTTGGGAACTAGATTTCAAAAAGCAAGTTTTGAGACTCAAATACCTTTTGCATCAGGACCTACGTGGCAAGCTTCATTTTCGGGTCAAGGAGTTTCCCTATGGTCAAGGAAATCTCTTGGAAATTCTACGATTTCCTTATCAGAAACAAAAACTGCCTCGTTTTGCAGTTGAGCAAGATTCATCTATCTGTCACTACATTCGCCAACAGTTGTACTACCAAACGCCCTACTGGATGAAAAAGCAGGAGG
This window of the Streptococcus sp. D7B5 genome carries:
- a CDS encoding competence protein CoiA family protein; translated protein: MFVARDAKGNLVNALEKDVTRQDYTCPACGGGLRLRQGQSIRTHFAHERLRDCIAIFENESPEHLGNKEILYHWAKKDNQVALEYSLPKIQQIADVLVNEKLALEVQCSPLSQKLLGHRSQGYRSQGYQVIWLLGEKLWLKERLTQLQRGFLYYSQNMGFYAWELDFKKQVLRLKYLLHQDLRGKLHFRVKEFPYGQGNLLEILRFPYQKQKLPRFAVEQDSSICHYIRQQLYYQTPYWMKKQEEAYQRGDNLLNRQLDDWYPQVRPIESGDFLQIETDLTSYYRNFQAYYQKKPKNNCQKLYPPAFYHLYFSKNVVK